The Sebastes fasciatus isolate fSebFas1 chromosome 22, fSebFas1.pri, whole genome shotgun sequence genome includes the window AAATATTGTTTGGGCAAAAAACAGCCATTCAGCATTCACCTAAATCCATCTGATAACTGTATCTTGCACAGATTTTTCTTAAACTGCCACAACTGCTATGATcccatttgatttatttttttgaattctttgcaatgggagtgccaaagtttcatatgatgctacaAGCGGCAGAAGCACGACGAGAtgctgagcgtctattctgcgcTGAGTGCTACCcatatggtgttttttttctggttgccAAGAGTTGAAAATGTTCAACTTCGGGTAAAACTCCACAGAGACCAACcatcacatcctacatgtacgCCACAAGTGTTAACAATGTGTCTTCATCATTGCAACCAGACGCAATCAAAGCGCCTCAACTGAAAAAAACGCTGCGAACTAatgcccttctgtgttctgcatttaacaataaataagtgTTTAATTCGATTTGAAATTGTCatctgtcatttaaaaagcagcaATATACCAATAAAGCTTATGTatacagcactaaaatcaggatatgTAAAGctgtttgcaaaaaaataatggGTTTATTCGTTCTGTAACAGCCACAGAGaccagatttttattttatttttgtcagagcatttgatttattgattgctgtcgggatgcaatgagaatttcaataaatataacaaaaaaatgcacTCTACCGTACTTACATCATGCATGTAACATCGACCTTTGCCTCTTAATTACAGTGCACATAACTTTGTGAGTTACTTATAACCCACAAACGGGACTTTGACCTGGTTGAATGCGTGTAAAAGCTGCATGGAAACACATATCACATAATATCCTTGCTCACTCACTCAGAACCTGCAGCTCAAACCAAACTTCTGGATACAACAAGAACCAGGTGAGGCTTTTGAttcacttttaattttactatttacataaaaaaaacattttaactaaaCACATTTTATGCCAATGCCACGGAACTATAAAGTATTTCATACAGTAAAATTAACAAGTTTCAGTGCCCAATCCCTGTTTTTAACACTTACAGGTATCTTAACACTTGACAGTTTAACAACCAGCAGCTGATAAGCGAGCCATCAGAGGAGGAATGTAAGCTACAGTACGCCAAAGTAGAATATACTGTAGGCTGCtacaatatatttatatctcACCAAACAGTAGAAGATCCACATGCATATGGTGTTGAAACAGCCTCCAGCGCCTTGTGACCCCGTCCAGTATAAGAGGCTTAGTAAATACTACAGATAGTCCAcatgtagcagtagtagtagcagaccACATGGAGAGTTGCATGGGtaaaatacaggactttcactcaggagaccgctgttcatgtcccgagtgaaactaaaagtcaatatTGACTTACTTTGTCCGCAATTAGTCACGTGAATCGTTAGTCAGTCATGTTAATgtcaaccacaatcttttcctaacccgaactaagtagttttgttgccttaacctaacttgtaaagatggaagtttattttgaaatgacactATTCACGTCAtgacaagcgtatattgacacgccgtccctgacacgtccaaaactgacgctagaggcgTACCTAGTGCGCAGGCTTGGGGAGTAACGGATCACATGCGTTATTTAATTAGGATACAAaaccgtcggcttggtgcgtCAGGGCCTTTAAAGTTACTGGGTTCTAATCAGTCTAATAATTTCTGTATGTTTCTCGCAGGAAATGTCCGGCATGATCCCTCTATTCCTGACAGGGCTCTGCTTCCTGTTGCTCGGTCCCACTTGTTGCAGCGGCAGCAGGATCCTGGTCGTGCCCGTTGACGGCAGCCActggatcaacatggaggtgaTCCTCCGAGAGCTGCACTCCAGAGGCCACAACATCACGGTGCTGCGCTCTGCCAAGAGCTGGTACATCCCCAGTACCTCTTCCATTTATACCTCTATTAACGTGACCATGCTGGAGGACGAGTCGGACCTGAGCTACTACAATAAAATGCTACAGGATGTTATGGAATGCCGCAGGTCGGCGACCTTTATACGCACCTTCTGCCAACAGCGCCTGATCACAGCCATGTTGGCAAAGGGCCATGAGATCCTTGCCAGAGCAGCTGCTACAATGTTAGATGATCCTGTTTTTATGAAGAAGCTGCAGGATGCCGAGTTTGATTTAATATTAACGGATCCTGCTCTGACTCTCGGGGTTCTTCTGGGTAGCTATCTCAAGCTGCCGATGGTTTTCAACGTGCGCTGGATTAATAACGGGGAGGGCCATTTCACCATAGCTCCCTCTCCTGTCTCCTACGTCCCCGTGTCAGGAAGTGAACTGCACGATCGGATGGATATTCTGGACCGAACCAAGAATATGTTGCATTATCTCTATAGTTTTGTTGAAATCCACTTCTACATTAACCCAGCCTACTCAGATCTGCTCCAGCGACATTTCCCTCCTGGAACCGACCTGCTGTCTTTGGAGCATGCAGCTGCTATCTGGCTGGTGAGGACGGATTTTGTCTTTGAGTTCCCTCGCCCCACCATGCCCAACGTGGTCTACATAGGGGGGTTCCAGTGCAAAAAGGCCCGTCCCCTCACTGATGAGCTGGAGGCCTTCATGCAGAGCTCCGGGGAGCACGGGGTGGTGGTCATGTCTCTGGGGACGCTGGTGTCGGCGCTGCCTCGTGAGGCCACAGAGGCCATCGCTGCTGCTTTCGCTCAGCTGCCTCAGAAGGTGGTGTGGAGGTTTGTGGGTGAAAAGCCTTCATCCCTGGGGAACAACACCCTGCTGGTGGACTGGCTGCCTCAGAGAGACCTCCTGGGACACCCCAAGACTCGTGCCTTTGTAGCCCACGGAGGCACCAACGGCATGTACGAGGCCATTTACCACGGCGTTCCCGTTCTGGGCCTGCCCCTCCTCTTTGACCAGTTCGACAACCTACTCCGGCTGAAGGTACGCGGGGCGGCTCGGGTGGTGGAGGCCAAATCGCTCACCAAAGAAGACTTCCTGGAGGCTATAAAGGACATCCTGGAGACTCCCTCGTACCGTGAGAACATACAGCGTCTCTCACTGCTACACCGCGACCGGCTAATGGATCCCATGGACACCGCTATCTTTTGGATTGAGTACGTCATCCGGAACAAAGGAGCAGCCCATCTACAGTCAGTAGGTTTTAGTCTGCCCTGGTACTCCTACTATAGCCTGGATGTGGCTCTTTTTATTACGGCTCTCATTGGAGTCTTTGTCTGGGCTTCAGTCTTAGTCTGTAAGAGTCTCTGCTGCCGAAGGACCCGGAGAAAGACGAAAGCAGAGTAACGGATTCAAACATGCTTAGTGACTGCCCAGTGGAGTTTACCAGAGACTGACTCTCATTTAccttttgaataaataaaagtcttaATCATTGTGGAAATTGTTGCAAAATGTTTATTCTAATGCAAACAATCTAGTGATAGAAATGTTAAAATAAGTTATGGGTTGTTTCACCCCAAGGAGGTTTGTCAGTTTGGGGAAATACTATCACATGTCATATACCGGTAGTCCTACaggctttaaaggggacatatcatgctcattttcaggttcatacttgtatttttggtttctactagaacatgtttacatgctttaatgttcaaaaaacacattatttttctcatactgtctgtctgaatatacctgtattcaccctctgtctgaaacgctcagttttagCGCATGTCTCTTTAAGACGCCCTGATttgctgctctgattggcttgttgagCCCACAAAAATGGGCaatatatctatattatatacatctatatctatatatcgtGATGTGATATtagatatcatcttagattttggatatcgtaatatcgtgatatggcgtaagtgttgtcttttcctggttttaaaggctataTTAcaataaagtgatgtaattttctgaacttaccagactgttgtagctgttctattatttgtcttttacaCTTAGTCATTACATCAACAttactaatgattatttatcaaaaatctcattgtgtaaatattttgtgaaagcaccaatagtcaaccctacaatatcatcGCAATATCAATAGAGGTACTTGGTCAAAACTATTGTGATATtcgattttctccatatcgcccagccctagttggTAGGCGCTCCAGATACTCAAATGTATAttaacaagcactgaaaaagtgagttttttatgatatgtcccctttaaaagacATCCTCTGGAACTGTTTTGATATTATATCAAACCTTTATCATATTCGGCTCTTTTCAAGCTTCCTAGACATAGAAAATAATGTGCTTTTTTAAGCTTGTTTCCATCGTTGTAGTTCTATTTTGTTACTTGTTTTCATCACAATGTGCTCTGACCTGAGAATAAACATGGTGGTAGATGGTACATGTTGTCCAAACAGTAGTTTGCATCATAGGATTTGTTTACCTACATACTCTACGTATATCATCATATAATTCAAAGTTGTTTATCATAGATCTCACAGACAGAAATGGTGACCGTCTCTGACTGCTGGATCACAGTGAGATTATTATTAGTTCCACCCACTTCCTGTATGACACAAACTCTTTGCATGAAGAGAAACCCTCTGAGAGCTCACATGCACTGTGGAGACAAAATCTAAAACCTCAATCATTTATCCTTTTCATCCTTTATGTCTGCACAGCTCTTGCTTAACAAAATGCtgacaaatgtatgtatgttatGCAATAATATTGGCCGAGTAGTTATAACAAACACTGCTATTATACCAACATTAGGgccaatcgattcaaatatttaatcacgattaattgcatgattctcaaaagttaatcatgattaattgaaagttaatcatattgtttatctgttcaaaaggtaccttaaagggagatttgacaagcatttaatactcttatcaacatgggagtgggcaaattgaagtcagaggtcaatggacccctttgaaaatgaccatgccaggttttcctcgccaaactttagtgCAATTTCgaagcattatttagcctcctttgtgacaagctagtataacatagttggtaccaatggattcattaggttttgtagtttcatatgatgccagtatctttactctatctttaaaaatgagcccgctacattCTCCGAAAGATCAACCACAGCCCttgatttttaagaggttaattaaaaattgcaagttgcgttaaagcgtGCATAATAATGTCAACGACAATAATTTGTCATCAATCTAGTAATGTGAAAGGCATGTATGATGGGAAATGTCACACTATATGAATGCTATACTGCGCCTTTAAACAGACTGTAATTGCAAACACAAATGGAGTCTTATCATGAGAACACTTCAATGCACACCACAAACAAATGTGAGATTGTGGTGTACACGATTGTTTTTGTAGCTGCTAAATTTGGAAAAGAACCTCAGACCAGGTCAAGCAGAGGGCTCAAGaactgaggagaaaaaaagtactGTGGTCACTAGACTGTAGCAGAAGGGAAAATGTTTCACAGTACTACggtaaaatgtttttacaagCCCGTTTACAATTTTATCTCAGCTGCGCAGAtacagacagaaataaaaaggaaaactaATGTTTCTGTTCAGTGATTGGGCAATGTATGGCTGTGATTCAGAGGAAAGATAAGAGCAAGAGCTGACGAAATGACATGGGAAATGGGTTGCATAATAACATATGTAGTACATACACAGCACATATTGCATTTCACACCTTTTTCACAGAGCCACCTACAGAGGGGACATGCCTTTATCTCCTACAGCTTCCAGGAGCTGAACAAGTAGATATTAGGAGaaagaacatgatgttttttaaatCCTGTCACCAGTACACTGACTTTTGAGTGGCAGAAAGATGTCGCAATAAGGTTGCTTCAGCTTCCTTTATGATTTTCATTTTGCAGAACTCTGTAGTTGTgtaaatttgtcaagtattttatactctcatcaacatgggagtagacaaatatgcttgctttatgcaaatgtctttaTTATTGGACGTTATCATAAATTATCATTGCTCACTATCACTATcataataaagtgggcatgtctgtaaaggggagactcgtgggtacccatagtacccattttcattcacatgtcttgaggtcagaggtcaagggacccctttcaaaatggctgtgacagtttttcctcgccaacatttagcgcaagtttggagctttatttagcctccttcgcgtcaaactagtatgacatggttggtaccgatagattctttaggtttttctagtttcatacgatgccagtatcttcactctagctttagagcccgctacaacctccgaaagatcggtGGCCTGTCGTATTTTAAGAGgttgattaaaaatgtaaagttgctttaatgcgttaaagaaattagtggcgttaaaacatgtaacatgttctaacccaaaatacaagtatgaacctgaaaatgaacacgatatgtcccctttaagcttTGACCTTGATTGGCTCAGTGTTCACTATTGGGGTTCTAATAACCAAGTGCCTCCGATTGCCAGTGGTCAATGCCGACGAAGCTCATGTGGCAATGGCTTCATCCCAATCTTTCTATGTGCGTATAGTATGTACGACTCCCTATTCCATGACTAGATGAAATTCCAGCAGAAACCATCCTGCAGCCAGGCTGCTGCAGGCCCTACTGTACTTATCATGATGCCTCTCAACTGGGATCTTCTTCAGGGACACTGGAGGTGATTTAGTATCTATGCAGTGTATCTGTCTCTCCATGTCCAATGTAGTCTCTACAGGCCTACAGGGGGCATGGTGACCTTAATTCAGAGCTCTGGAGAGCACAGAGTGGTAGTAATGTCTCAGGGGACTAGTCGGTTTATTAGTAACAATCTTGGATTGTTCAATAACTCAGACATTGTTGACATTTTAAAGGAAACAAAGTGAGTGATTAGACCCTCCTCCCTTTGAAACCATGTGGTAAAAATACTGCCCAACACCCATTGTCTCAACAGACCCATTCTTCCCCAAAACAATTTCAATTGTgtacgatttttttttctcccagtgGTCCGCGAGCAAAGTTCACCCTGGgtaaaccaaaataaaacaaacttctCTATACAATAATGGAAAAACTAATCAAAATCTGCTAAAttcacagtaaaaacaatattaatGTGTGTTGAAAAGCATGTTTTAAAGACAGCATAGCAGAGGGGTTAATGTGTTTAATGGCACGTGGCCAACAGCCGACAATCTAAAGGGCATTAGTGGACACCCTACATCAGTTCCTTCCCCCACAGCTCCTGTCCACCTCAATCATCCTGTCTGCTACTGGAGCAAGAGAGCCGGagacagagggaaagagagagtatatgtttttgttctggGGGAGAAAGGCGGGCTCCTGCTTCAGGATGTTGCCTTTAAAGCCAAAGAAGTGGGTTTCCTGTGGAGGAAACGATCACAGAATAGACGAGGCTTTGGTCGAGACACCGTGTTCCCAGCATTTCTTGAGCACAGGTCACCCAGCTGCAGAGCGGGAAGCAGACTTTTGTGGAACACAGTCGGACTCGCAGACTTGAGAGGTGAGTGGAAACGTCTTGGTTAGAGTTGTATGGTTTGCACCTGCTGATACTAAACCATCTAAGAATGCTCTTCTCTCTGCTTTGCAGGTCTCTCGATGGATCCTGGATGCTTTGGACACTGGTTGACTGACAGCACGTAAATCTGAGTTGGACCTTTTCCACAGGACAATGCATTTATAAATATTACGCAATGGAAAAATAAGTGGATGCATCAAACTGATAAGAGACTTTTGCTTTGTGTGAATGAATGGGTATAACTCATCATCCTGCAAGTATCGATCCATATCTGAGTAAGGTCACGTCTAGTTTCTCATGTCAGGCGCTTGACCAACAGAGACATGTCCAATGACAGCTGCAACCTCCCGTTGGACACGGACACGTTTGGCCTGACCTGTATCTATGGTCTGATCTTCTCTTTGGGTCTCCCCAGCAACCTGCTGTCTCTCTGGGGACTGTACCACCTGGGCCGCTCCGGTGGAGGAGGCTGCCAGCTGGTCTACATCCTCAACCTACTGCTGTCAgacctcctccagctgctcacCCTGCCACTGTGGATCCTCTATCTCCAAGGCGGGCACCGCTGGCCCTACGGCCAGCTAACGTGTGAGCTGGTGGGCTACGTGTTTTACGTAAACGTCTACGCCAGCGTCATGTTCCTGTGCCTGATAGCGCTGGACCGCTTCCTGGCCATTGTGTACCCGCTGAGCAGCCGCAGGGTGCGGACTGTTAGGGTGGCGGCGGTGTCCGGCGTTGCAGTTTGGACCCTAACTTTCCTGTTCTGCCTGAGCGGGCTGCTGCCGTCAGTGTTTGACTCTGACAGCCTGCTATGTCTGGAGCAGTACCCCGTCAGCCCCAAATACGCCCACTTCAAGATCACCACAGTGGCCCTGGGCTTCCTGCTGCCATGCTCCATACTCGGGTGAGTTAACACAAAGGTCCAAGTCCTGCATGTTGGGTTTCCaaaattacaaatgaaaaaattactaatttctttaatgcattaaagcaatCGATCTTTGGgcggttgtagcgggctcagttttaaagcgagagtgaagatatcacatgaaactagaaagcctaaagaaaccattggtaccaatcatgtcatactagcttgtcgcaagaGATGTTAAATAACCCTCCAAACTTACTCTCAAATTTGCAgaggaaaaaatggcatggcgactttcagag containing:
- the ugt5g1 gene encoding UDP glucuronosyltransferase 5 family, polypeptide G1, with amino-acid sequence MRVKAAWKHISHNILAHSLRTCSSNQTSGYNKNQEMSGMIPLFLTGLCFLLLGPTCCSGSRILVVPVDGSHWINMEVILRELHSRGHNITVLRSAKSWYIPSTSSIYTSINVTMLEDESDLSYYNKMLQDVMECRRSATFIRTFCQQRLITAMLAKGHEILARAAATMLDDPVFMKKLQDAEFDLILTDPALTLGVLLGSYLKLPMVFNVRWINNGEGHFTIAPSPVSYVPVSGSELHDRMDILDRTKNMLHYLYSFVEIHFYINPAYSDLLQRHFPPGTDLLSLEHAAAIWLVRTDFVFEFPRPTMPNVVYIGGFQCKKARPLTDELEAFMQSSGEHGVVVMSLGTLVSALPREATEAIAAAFAQLPQKVVWRFVGEKPSSLGNNTLLVDWLPQRDLLGHPKTRAFVAHGGTNGMYEAIYHGVPVLGLPLLFDQFDNLLRLKVRGAARVVEAKSLTKEDFLEAIKDILETPSYRENIQRLSLLHRDRLMDPMDTAIFWIEYVIRNKGAAHLQSVGFSLPWYSYYSLDVALFITALIGVFVWASVLVCKSLCCRRTRRKTKAE
- the LOC141760521 gene encoding putative G-protein coupled receptor 132, yielding MSNDSCNLPLDTDTFGLTCIYGLIFSLGLPSNLLSLWGLYHLGRSGGGGCQLVYILNLLLSDLLQLLTLPLWILYLQGGHRWPYGQLTCELVGYVFYVNVYASVMFLCLIALDRFLAIVYPLSSRRVRTVRVAAVSGVAVWTLTFLFCLSGLLPSVFDSDSLLCLEQYPVSPKYAHFKITTVALGFLLPCSILGYTSAHIGVTLRRSPSLSDHERRKIVGILVVITVNFIVVFGPYHLVGGYRFVSLLLTDEPCGLERSIFLVYRLCYGLTSLNTLLDPLFYIFLCPDARLELQRSLPCVGRGQNARKKIALSAKASSDNQRESVSGHIDLLAI